From the genome of Miscanthus floridulus cultivar M001 chromosome 10, ASM1932011v1, whole genome shotgun sequence, one region includes:
- the LOC136489014 gene encoding cilia- and flagella-associated protein 91-like, which yields MAYRRFFDYNPYGYYYAAPYNYDPYYQQQPAATRRSTRGIFAGAEPAAAKPAPRARKTTETKTSFSIPVHGPDSDNEPEPELKQKAPGARAKPVAPAMSAKEALVRMQAAARGFLARKSVRAVREVAHEAEQVRKKMASEAEALVADPRARVAVGEALMRMLLRLDAVRGARDYRRRVTKRVLVLQDAVDALETKPAPALAPVEDATEVDAPEATAVETVEESAAAPELADAVERGGEMESIKTAVDTPTQVEIDEAVAASDPEAKAGEGEEKEVVPGDANVDVDEPEDSDAEGEWEMVMEENAPVAATPDDQEPPCKEPACPLETMGTASAGAASAGVDARKVMEMVAALCEQSAQQCAVIGALAERVDALERTVRRMEDAESRRRRPKKLST from the coding sequence ATGGCGTACCGGCGGTTCTTCGACTACAATCCTTACGGCTACTACTACGCCGCCCCTTACAACTACGACCCTTACTACCAGCAGCAGCCCGCGGCCACCCGCAGGTCCACCAGGGGCATCTTTGCGGGCGCCGAGCCGGCGGCCGCGAAACCCGCGCCAAGGGCGAGGAAGACGACGGAGACGAAGACGTCGTTCTCGATCCCAGTCCACGGGCCCGACTCGGATAACGAACCGGAGCCGGAGCTGAAGCAGAAGGCGCCGGGAGCGCGCGCGAAACCGGTGGCGCCGGCGATGTCCGCGAAGGAGGCTCTGGTGAGGATGCAGGCGGCGGCGCGCGGGTTCCTGGCGAGGAAGTCGGTGCGGGCGGTGCGCGAGGTCGCGCACGAGGCGGAGCAAGTCCGGAAGAAGATGGCGTCCGAGGCGGAGGCCCTAGTCGCGGACCCCAGGGCGCGCGTCGCTGTCGGGGAGGCGCTGATGAGGATGCTGCTACGGCTCGACGCGGTGCGCGGCGCGCGCGACTACCGGAGGAGGGTCACCAAGCGAGTGCTTGTGCTGCAGGACGCCGTCGACGCGCTCGAGACTAagccggcgccggcgctggcgCCTGTGGAGGACGCGACAGAGGTCGACGCACCTGAGGCGACGGCCGTCGAGACGGTTGAGGAGAGCGCGGCAGCGCCGGAGCTGGCAGACGCCGTGGAGCGCGGTGGTGAGATGGAGAGCATCAAGACAGCGGTTGACACGCCCACCCAGGTGGAGATCGACGAAGCAGTAGCCGCCAGCGATCCTGAGGCGAAagcgggagagggagaggaaaagGAAGTGGTGCCGGGCGACGCCAATGTTGATGTCGACGAGCCGGAGGATTCGGACGCCGAGGGCGAGTGGGAGATGGTGATGGAGGAAAACGCACCCGTGGCAGCCACGCCCGACGACCAGGAGCCACCGTGTAAGGAACCGGCGTGTCCGTTGGAGACCATGGGGACTGCAAGTGCCGGCGCCGCCTCTGCCGGTGTGGACGCGAGGaaggtgatggagatggtggcCGCGCTGTGCGAGCAGAGCGCGCAACAGTGCGCGGTGATCGGCGCGCTGGCCGAGCGTGTGGACGCGCTGGAGCGTACCGTGCGGCGGATGGAGGATGCCGAgagccgccggcgccggcccaAGAAGCTGAGCACATAG